A single window of Onychomys torridus chromosome 8, mOncTor1.1, whole genome shotgun sequence DNA harbors:
- the LOC118589383 gene encoding uncharacterized protein LOC118589383 has translation MLSHTELPRKSVDLTEIRSGGLGRCRRFFWLGVAFDAVGVAVLFTGVFANLLFYDMLLYLGSIIIFVSLLWWIFWYTGNIEALPEDPSRSTSPRAGEVGMHRSGSLRFSLALRSVSNTFRRIHRRRRRPRLLPRVLQTIQSLSSTDPGQLEGKCDAGSKDGRTSLRLAKPVSVLNQLQLCSVQASRSLPLVPLPAPLSICTSRSQPVFSVTSQGYSSGSHSQMTLSSDSRAPVDLDPQRRSKISVASQIYPLQRADSQSHLLVPVPSDSFPMVPTISQSQIQDSVSSDSRAPVDLDPQRRSKISVASRIYPVQRADSQSHLLVPVPSDSFPMVPTISQSQIQDPVSSDSRVPVNLDPQRSSKISVTSQIYPLQRADSQSHLLVPVPSDSFPVMPMISQSQIQGSLAQESQLQNFPPASQTQPETVKATKSHNLATEVPVVTPGIAQTSQSCSPGVQEVPKNSSAKALETLPATSHKIALDQPDPSVPVSEVAHTDRQCDPTDNLPASRGVRESHSF, from the coding sequence ATGTTGAGCCACACAGAGCTTCCGCGGAAGAGCGTGGACTTGACGGAGATACGGTCCGGGGGCCTGGGCCGCTGCAGGCGCTTCTTTTGGCTGGGCGTCGCCTTCGACGCGGTGGGTGTAGCAGTGCTGTTCACTGGCGTGTTCGCGAACCTGCTGTTCTACGACATGCTGCTCTATCTGGGTTCCATCATTATCTTCGTCAGCCTCCTGTGGTGGATCTTCTGGTACACTGGCAACATCGAGGCGCTCCCGGAAGACCCCTCAAGGAGCACTTCGCCTCGCGCGGGCGAGGTCGGGATGCACCGCAGCGGCAGCCTTCGCTTTTCGCTGGCCCTCAGGAGTGTCTCCAACACTTTCCGGCGGATCcacaggcggcggcggcggccgcggctCCTCCCGAGGGTCCTCCAAACGATCCAAAGCCTCAGCTCGACCGACCCAGGCCAGCTGGAAGGGAAATGCGATGCCGGGAGCAAAGATGGCAGAACTTCGTTACGTCTGGCAAAGCCTGTGTCCGTTCTGAACCAGCTACAGCTTTGCTCAGTCCAGGCCTCTAGGAGCCTGCCTTTAGTCCCGTTGCCTGCTCCTCTCTCGATTTGTACTTCTAGGAGCCAGCCTGTCTTTTCAGTGACCTCACAGGGCTACTCTTCTGGCAGCCACTCCCAGAtgactctgtcctctgacagTCGTGCGCCTGTGGATCTTGACCCCCAGAGGCGCTCTAAGATCAGTGTGGCTTCTCAGATCTACCCTCTGCAACGGGCAGACAGTCAGAGCCACCTCCTGGTGCCTGTACCCTCTGACAGTTTCCCTATGGTGCCCACGATCTCTCAGAGCCAAATTCAGGACTCTGTGTCCTCTGACAGTCGTGCGCCTGTGGATCTTGACCCCCAGAGGCGCTCTAAGATCAGTGTGGCTTCTCGGATCTACCCTGTGCAACGGGCAGACAGTCAGAGCCACCTCCTGGTGCCTGTACCCTCTGACAGTTTCCCTATGGTGCCCACGATCTCTCAGAGCCAAATCCAGGACCCTGTGTCCTCTGACAGTCGTGTGCCTGTGAATCTTGACCCTCAGAGGAGCTCTAAGATCAGTGTGACTTCTCAGATCTACCCTCTGCAACGGGCAGACAGTCAGAGCCACCTCCTGGTGCCTGTACCCTCTGACAGTTTCCCTGTGATGCCCATGATCTCTCAGAGCCAAATCCAAGGCTCTCTAGCCCAAGAAAGCCAGCTCCAgaattttccacctgcctctcaaACTCAACCTGAGACGGTTAAAGCTACCAAGAGCCATAATTTGGCCACGGAGGTCCCTGTAGTAACACCTGGGATTGCCCAGACTTCTCAAAGTTGTTCTCCAGGTGTCCAGGAGGTTCCTAAGAACTCAAGTGCTAAAGCTTTGGAGACTCTTCCAGCAACCAGCCATAAAATAGCTCTGGACCAGCCTGACCCCTCAGTGCCTGTCTCTGAGGTCGcacatacagacaggcagtgtgaCCCCACTGACAACCTTCCAGCCTCCAGGGGAGTGAGGGAAAGTCACTCTTTCTAA